A portion of the Paenibacillus hamazuiensis genome contains these proteins:
- a CDS encoding ABC transporter permease, whose product MQPPVNHLEYSKPASRFNAVRLVNMTKSILTNPVHLISILAFLFLCYTIVIPMWEIVSHTFTWHPEDVRAVRSARPGELTLYHWAHVVASDLSESIFYKPLLNSFNIAIWVSVLSMIVGGTLAWLVTRTDIPLKKTIGFLAIIPYMLPSWIKAFAWLVVFKNDRIGGSQGLLQYVFGFNPPDWLSYGFLPITLNLTAHYYTFFYLLIAVALSSINSSLEEAADIMGASRLTILRKVTFPLVTPAILSALILTFSKSMGTFGVAAFLGLPVKYYTIATMLYGSMKNRMISDAYVLSIILIAISSITIYINQRAIGKRKSYATIGGKDSRKNMTPLGRWKYPAVIAVLLFMFSAALFPLLLLLLQSFMLKDGDYSWANFTTHFWVGDSMSNIASGEVGVLKNDGIGLALKNSLKIAFIAASVAAVIGLVFGYIITKARKTLSSKVVEQLSFLPYLIPGISFAAIYLSMFAQPRFLLPALYGTLTLVILITIVKELPFATRSGLSTMFQISGELEEAAKLQGASWFRRFIRIMVPLSRKGVVSAFLLLFVSAMKELDLIVLLVTPNTGTLTTLTFRYAEKGYQQFADAIILIIIAIILITHFLATKFLKADLSKGIGG is encoded by the coding sequence GTGCAACCGCCCGTGAATCATCTGGAATATTCGAAGCCGGCTTCCCGTTTCAACGCCGTGCGCCTCGTCAATATGACGAAAAGCATACTGACGAACCCGGTTCATTTGATCAGCATTTTGGCTTTTTTGTTCCTTTGCTACACGATCGTCATACCGATGTGGGAAATCGTCTCCCATACGTTCACCTGGCATCCGGAGGACGTGCGCGCGGTGCGCAGCGCCCGGCCCGGAGAGCTGACGCTGTACCACTGGGCCCACGTCGTGGCGAGCGACTTGAGCGAATCGATTTTTTACAAGCCCTTGCTTAATTCCTTCAACATCGCGATCTGGGTTTCCGTTCTATCGATGATCGTCGGAGGAACGCTGGCGTGGCTTGTGACGAGGACGGACATTCCGCTGAAAAAAACGATCGGCTTTCTGGCGATCATCCCTTATATGCTGCCTTCCTGGATCAAGGCGTTCGCCTGGCTTGTCGTGTTCAAAAACGACCGGATCGGCGGCAGCCAGGGCCTGCTGCAGTACGTGTTCGGCTTCAACCCGCCGGACTGGCTGTCGTACGGATTTTTGCCGATCACGCTCAACCTCACGGCGCATTATTACACGTTTTTTTACCTGCTGATTGCCGTTGCTTTAAGCTCGATCAACAGCAGCCTGGAGGAAGCGGCCGACATTATGGGGGCGAGCCGGTTGACGATATTGCGCAAGGTGACGTTCCCGCTCGTGACGCCAGCGATTTTGTCGGCGCTCATCCTGACCTTCTCCAAGAGCATGGGCACGTTCGGCGTGGCGGCTTTCCTCGGCCTTCCCGTCAAGTACTATACGATTGCGACGATGCTGTACGGCAGCATGAAAAACCGGATGATCTCCGACGCCTACGTGCTCAGCATCATCCTGATCGCAATCTCGTCGATCACGATTTATATCAACCAGCGCGCCATCGGCAAGCGCAAAAGCTACGCGACGATCGGCGGCAAAGATTCGCGCAAAAACATGACGCCGCTCGGGCGTTGGAAATATCCGGCGGTTATCGCCGTTCTGCTGTTCATGTTCTCGGCGGCGCTGTTCCCGCTCCTGCTCCTGCTGCTGCAGTCGTTTATGCTCAAGGACGGGGATTACAGCTGGGCCAACTTCACGACGCATTTCTGGGTCGGCGATTCGATGTCGAACATCGCTTCCGGGGAAGTCGGCGTCCTGAAAAACGACGGGATCGGCCTCGCCCTGAAAAACTCGCTGAAAATCGCCTTTATTGCCGCCAGCGTCGCCGCCGTCATCGGCCTCGTCTTCGGCTACATCATCACGAAGGCGAGAAAAACGCTGTCGTCCAAAGTGGTCGAGCAGCTATCGTTCCTGCCTTATTTGATCCCGGGCATCTCGTTCGCCGCGATTTACTTGTCGATGTTCGCCCAGCCCCGGTTTTTGCTTCCCGCGCTGTATGGGACGCTGACGCTCGTGATTCTGATCACGATCGTCAAGGAGCTGCCGTTTGCGACCCGCTCGGGTCTGAGCACGATGTTCCAGATCAGCGGCGAGCTGGAGGAAGCGGCCAAACTGCAGGGCGCCTCGTGGTTTCGCCGGTTTATCCGGATCATGGTGCCGCTCAGCCGCAAAGGCGTCGTCAGCGCGTTTCTGCTGCTGTTCGTCAGTGCCATGAAGGAGCTCGATCTGATCGTGCTGCTTGTCACACCGAATACGGGCACGCTGACGACGCTCACGTTCCGTTATGCGGAAAAGGGGTACCAGCAATTTGCCGACGCGATCATCTTGATCATCATCGCGATCATCCTGATCACCCATTTCCTGGCGACGAAGTTTTTGAAAGCGGATCTTTCCAAGGGCATAGGAGGTTAA
- a CDS encoding ABC transporter ATP-binding protein, translated as MSRIELKSINKYFDNNHILKDLDLVIEEGDFMTLLGPSGCGKTTTLRVITGLENPERGIITIGGKEVVNGDNYYYAPPSKRGLNLVFQSYALWPHMTVFENVAFGLNIGKVPKLEIRERVENALEKMQIGKYRDRYPSELSGGQQQRVAIARAIVTEPKILLLDEPLSNLDAKLRLEMRAELKRLHRDLKTTIIYVTHDQVEALTLSTKIAIFFEGNLVQLDTPKGIYRRPADIRVADFIGNPKINFIDADCLFQNGQLVTESALGRLTLPSAADYSGKVTLAVYPEDIQVSPEPIEGGVLCSVYSVLPAGSETLFQLTINGDFSIMAKVMGDIELPIGKMVYIKFPPEKVNVYAKDTGKLIAR; from the coding sequence ATGAGCAGAATCGAGCTGAAAAGCATCAACAAATATTTCGACAACAACCATATTTTAAAGGATCTTGATCTGGTGATCGAGGAAGGCGACTTCATGACGCTGCTCGGACCGTCCGGCTGCGGCAAAACGACAACGCTCAGAGTCATCACCGGCCTGGAAAATCCGGAGCGGGGCATCATCACGATCGGCGGAAAGGAAGTCGTCAACGGCGACAACTATTATTACGCGCCGCCGTCGAAGCGCGGACTGAATCTGGTGTTCCAAAGCTATGCGCTGTGGCCGCATATGACGGTATTCGAAAACGTCGCGTTCGGCCTGAATATCGGCAAGGTGCCGAAGCTGGAAATCCGCGAGCGGGTGGAGAACGCGCTGGAAAAAATGCAAATCGGCAAATACCGCGACCGCTATCCGTCGGAGCTTTCCGGCGGCCAGCAGCAGCGGGTGGCGATCGCCCGGGCGATCGTCACCGAGCCGAAAATTTTGCTGCTCGACGAGCCGCTCTCGAACCTCGACGCCAAGCTGCGGCTCGAGATGAGAGCGGAGCTGAAGCGGCTGCACCGCGATTTGAAGACGACGATCATCTACGTCACGCACGATCAGGTCGAGGCGCTGACGCTGTCGACCAAAATCGCGATTTTCTTCGAAGGCAATCTCGTGCAGTTGGACACGCCGAAGGGCATTTACCGCAGGCCGGCCGACATTCGCGTCGCCGATTTTATCGGCAACCCGAAAATCAACTTCATCGACGCGGATTGCCTGTTCCAAAACGGGCAGCTCGTGACCGAATCGGCGCTCGGCCGCCTGACGCTGCCGTCGGCGGCGGATTACTCGGGAAAAGTGACGCTGGCGGTTTATCCCGAGGATATTCAGGTATCGCCCGAACCGATCGAGGGCGGCGTGCTGTGCAGCGTCTATTCCGTGCTGCCGGCCGGCTCGGAGACGCTGTTTCAGCTGACGATCAACGGCGATTTCAGCATCATGGCCAAGGTGATGGGGGATATCGAGCTGCCGATCGGCAAGATGGTATACATCAAGTTTCCGCCGGAGAAGGTCAACGTGTACGCCAAAGATACCGGAAAGCTGATCGCAAGGTAA
- a CDS encoding MgtC/SapB family protein: MTAVSGDIWHITHLELFLRMVLAAVLGGAIGMEREWSNHAAGFRTHILVCLGSATIMLLSIYGFSEFVNETNVRVDPARLAAQVISGIGFLGAGAILRNGSVIKGLTTAASIWVVAAIGLCVGAGFFTGALIGTFLVLVSLYLLNKWEKHLLWHRRPQEVNVEVHDFPGALGRIASAFGECDIQIANVKMRHEDQPAGDSPSPLMHLSFTLKSNTPEKLAQAFEAIFAMEFVTAVEAAHFGVRKKQPAGGEGNSLSL; the protein is encoded by the coding sequence ATGACGGCGGTAAGCGGCGATATTTGGCACATTACCCACCTGGAGCTGTTCCTGCGGATGGTGCTCGCGGCCGTGCTGGGCGGAGCGATCGGGATGGAAAGGGAATGGAGCAATCATGCGGCCGGTTTCCGCACCCATATTCTCGTTTGTCTGGGTTCGGCGACGATCATGCTGCTCTCGATATACGGGTTTTCCGAGTTTGTGAACGAGACGAACGTGCGCGTCGACCCGGCCCGGCTCGCCGCCCAGGTGATCAGCGGCATCGGCTTTCTCGGGGCGGGGGCGATTTTGCGCAACGGCAGCGTGATCAAGGGGCTGACGACCGCCGCCTCGATTTGGGTCGTGGCCGCGATCGGACTTTGCGTCGGCGCAGGTTTTTTCACCGGCGCCCTGATCGGCACCTTTCTTGTTCTGGTCAGCCTGTATCTGCTCAACAAATGGGAAAAACATCTGCTTTGGCACCGAAGGCCCCAGGAGGTCAACGTGGAGGTGCACGATTTTCCCGGGGCGCTCGGCCGGATCGCGTCGGCATTCGGAGAATGCGACATTCAAATAGCGAATGTGAAAATGCGGCATGAAGACCAACCGGCCGGGGACTCGCCGTCGCCGCTGATGCACCTCAGCTTTACGTTAAAATCGAATACCCCGGAAAAGCTGGCGCAGGCGTTCGAGGCTATTTTCGCGATGGAATTCGTGACGGCGGTGGAAGCGGCGCATTTCGGGGTGAGAAAGAAACAGCCGGCCGGCGGCGAAGGAAACTCGCTTTCCCTGTAA
- a CDS encoding Cof-type HAD-IIB family hydrolase yields MNGTLLISDLDGTLLDKEQQISRQNLAAINAFRELGGIFTLATGRMEESVAPFVEQLNLDVPVILYNGARIYSPATGEVLYEKHLPLTQNLWERMLDGLTADTGLFVYRDGKVYTPSRNEVVERHERKDGVVCKPLSERTVLDRITKLLFICSDLQKLTAYEQMVKDSGMECGMVYSEWNYLEVLPPDVSKGTALLELIRILRLENVYTMAVGDNLNDVSLVEQADCGFAVENAHPDLKKAADDVTVHHEQHAIAAIIKDFFRKRGVSVDEPFGDSASDSENGGSHD; encoded by the coding sequence ATGAATGGAACTTTATTGATATCGGATTTGGACGGCACTCTGCTCGACAAGGAGCAGCAGATCAGCCGGCAGAACCTGGCGGCGATCAACGCATTTCGCGAGCTCGGCGGCATCTTTACTTTAGCGACGGGACGGATGGAGGAGTCGGTCGCTCCGTTTGTCGAGCAGCTGAATCTCGACGTGCCGGTCATTTTGTACAACGGCGCGCGCATTTACAGCCCGGCTACGGGGGAGGTGCTGTACGAGAAGCACCTGCCTCTGACGCAGAATCTGTGGGAACGGATGCTGGACGGTCTTACCGCCGACACCGGGTTGTTCGTGTACCGGGATGGGAAGGTGTATACACCGTCGCGCAACGAGGTGGTCGAGCGCCACGAACGCAAGGACGGCGTCGTCTGCAAGCCGCTCTCCGAACGAACCGTGTTGGACCGCATCACGAAGCTGCTGTTCATCTGTTCCGATCTGCAGAAGCTGACAGCGTACGAGCAGATGGTGAAGGACAGCGGCATGGAGTGCGGAATGGTGTATTCCGAGTGGAACTATTTGGAAGTGTTGCCTCCCGACGTGTCCAAAGGCACTGCGCTGCTGGAGCTGATCCGGATTCTCCGGCTCGAGAATGTGTATACGATGGCCGTCGGCGACAATTTGAACGACGTGTCGCTCGTCGAGCAGGCCGACTGCGGCTTTGCGGTGGAAAACGCGCATCCCGATCTGAAAAAAGCGGCGGACGACGTCACGGTTCATCACGAGCAGCACGCGATTGCCGCGATTATCAAAGATTTTTTCAGGAAGAGGGGGGTGAGCGTGGATGAGCCATTTGGAGACAGCGCAAGCGATAGCGAAAACGGCGGGAGCCATGATTAG
- a CDS encoding inositol monophosphatase family protein: MSHLETAQAIAKTAGAMIRLKLDSGFATEEKSSAFDVVTEVDKESERLIRGGILEKYPEHRFLGEEESFVSGRSMAEFLEEAKEVPYLWIVDPIDGTSNFVQGIPGFTVSIALACFGELELGVVYDPCADELFWAEKGKGAFLNGRPIRVSATAELARSVIATGFPSKMEARREVYRGLGNLLEKCRTIRSLGSAARHLAYVAAGRLHGFWENGLNAWDIAAGVLLIREAGGTVTDTGGGAYTLQTTDVAGSNGHIHEPFLRCLS, encoded by the coding sequence ATGAGCCATTTGGAGACAGCGCAAGCGATAGCGAAAACGGCGGGAGCCATGATTAGGCTGAAGCTGGACAGCGGATTCGCGACCGAGGAGAAAAGTTCCGCTTTCGACGTGGTGACGGAGGTCGATAAAGAGTCCGAGCGTTTGATCCGCGGCGGCATTTTGGAGAAATATCCGGAACACCGGTTTCTTGGCGAAGAGGAATCGTTTGTTAGCGGGAGGTCAATGGCCGAATTTTTAGAGGAAGCGAAGGAGGTGCCTTACCTGTGGATCGTCGATCCGATCGACGGCACGAGCAACTTCGTGCAGGGCATTCCTGGGTTCACGGTATCCATTGCGCTTGCCTGCTTCGGGGAGCTTGAGCTCGGCGTCGTTTACGACCCTTGCGCGGACGAACTGTTTTGGGCGGAAAAAGGCAAGGGCGCGTTCCTGAACGGCCGGCCGATCCGGGTGTCCGCCACGGCGGAGCTGGCCCGCAGCGTCATAGCGACCGGCTTCCCGTCGAAGATGGAGGCGCGCCGGGAGGTTTACCGCGGGCTCGGCAATCTGCTCGAAAAGTGCCGCACAATCCGCTCGCTCGGATCGGCGGCGCGGCACTTGGCCTACGTCGCTGCGGGGAGGCTGCACGGCTTTTGGGAAAACGGCCTGAACGCATGGGATATCGCCGCCGGTGTTCTCCTCATTCGGGAGGCAGGAGGGACCGTGACGGATACGGGAGGCGGCGCGTATACCCTGCAGACAACGGACGTGGCGGGAAGCAACGGGCATATTCACGAGCCTTTTCTGCGCTGCTTGTCATAA
- a CDS encoding sulfatase codes for MMNILLITVDQLRWDALSCMGNPFVRTPHMDRLAREGVRFANAFTNAPACMPARASLLTGRFPHAHRVRGGGVRLSEQEVTFPHLLSQRGYHTAHIGKLHVQNHTYRDHTVPHPSYGYRTLLVTDERGTYRDPYTQWVERRYPQYAEAIRVEPGSVRRLRRTDDSTSVGAFPAAASHSRWVCEASLEFLRSRGSSPFMLWTSFFDPHSPFIMPSDLAGRCDPQALPLPKKCTVAPEEEDRVRRKKAAYYTLVSHVDDCIGELLRCLDESSLAANTAVLFASDHGEFLGDCGRWGKGRPEDESIRIPMLLRVPGMAKRGAVIEDVVQLFDLAPTILDLTGSMQPSSMQARSLLPLLEGADPGRAPFALVENNIELSRMDATEVFEKTLRSLDYRMTVWSDREQGELFDLNKDPEQTVNVWDDPGYAEIRADLTMRLLRRLMETEDTLPARTNPF; via the coding sequence ATGATGAACATTTTGCTGATCACGGTCGACCAGCTGCGCTGGGATGCCTTGTCCTGCATGGGCAACCCGTTCGTCCGCACCCCGCATATGGACCGGCTCGCCCGCGAGGGCGTCAGATTCGCGAACGCTTTTACGAACGCTCCCGCCTGCATGCCGGCCCGGGCGTCCCTCCTGACCGGACGTTTCCCGCATGCGCACAGGGTGCGGGGCGGCGGCGTCCGGCTTTCCGAGCAAGAGGTAACTTTTCCGCACCTATTAAGCCAACGCGGCTACCATACGGCTCATATCGGCAAGCTTCACGTGCAAAACCATACGTACCGCGATCACACCGTCCCGCACCCGAGTTACGGCTATCGCACGCTGCTGGTGACCGACGAACGCGGGACATACCGCGATCCTTATACACAGTGGGTAGAGCGGCGTTATCCGCAATACGCCGAAGCGATCCGCGTCGAGCCGGGTTCGGTCAGGAGGCTTCGCCGCACCGACGACAGTACCTCGGTCGGCGCCTTCCCGGCCGCAGCTTCGCACAGCCGGTGGGTGTGCGAGGCATCGCTTGAATTTTTACGAAGCCGCGGCTCCTCGCCTTTCATGCTGTGGACCAGCTTTTTCGACCCGCATTCCCCGTTCATCATGCCCTCGGATCTTGCCGGACGCTGCGACCCGCAGGCGCTCCCTTTGCCGAAAAAATGCACCGTTGCCCCGGAGGAAGAGGACCGCGTCCGCCGCAAAAAAGCGGCCTATTATACGCTCGTTTCGCATGTTGACGACTGCATCGGCGAGCTGCTTCGCTGCCTCGACGAGTCGAGCCTCGCGGCAAATACGGCGGTGCTGTTCGCCAGCGATCACGGGGAGTTTTTGGGCGATTGCGGCCGCTGGGGGAAGGGAAGGCCCGAGGACGAAAGCATCCGCATCCCGATGCTTTTGCGGGTTCCGGGCATGGCGAAGCGGGGCGCCGTGATCGAAGACGTGGTGCAGCTGTTCGACCTGGCTCCGACCATTTTGGATTTGACCGGAAGCATGCAGCCCTCTTCGATGCAGGCCCGCAGCCTGCTGCCGCTGCTTGAGGGCGCAGATCCCGGGCGAGCCCCTTTCGCTCTGGTGGAAAATAATATAGAGTTATCCCGTATGGATGCGACGGAAGTATTTGAAAAAACGCTGCGCAGCCTTGACTACCGGATGACCGTATGGAGCGATCGGGAGCAGGGGGAACTGTTCGATTTGAACAAGGACCCGGAGCAGACCGTCAACGTGTGGGACGATCCCGGCTATGCCGAAATTCGGGCGGATTTGACAATGCGGTTATTGCGGCGGCTGATGGAGACGGAAGATACGCTGCCCGCGCGGACAAATCCGTTTTAG
- a CDS encoding metallophosphoesterase family protein, whose protein sequence is MLSFREDGSFTIVQLTDLHWKDGGPLDTRTERFIRSVLEAENPDLVAITGDVIDKKECAEPLAAFERAVSPICEAGVPWAFVLGNHEHECGIHPLLFAAMLRRLPHSLYSAGPEKVRGWSNYVLPVRGFRSTRPAAALFMFDSGGKTAMPFGGTEWIHSSQIEWYRREAEKLAAAGGGKPLPSLAFFHIPLPEYKEVWDRCVCYGNKLKETDCPKINSGLFAALVESGGMMGTFAGHCHLNDYYGDLYGIRLCYARASGIGAKGPDEYERGARVVRLYEGRRTFELWQRLENGKTIMAPTEHEPEDFRLI, encoded by the coding sequence ATGCTTTCTTTCCGGGAAGACGGATCGTTCACCATCGTGCAGCTGACCGATTTGCATTGGAAGGACGGCGGGCCGCTCGACACCCGTACCGAAAGGTTCATCCGCAGCGTGCTTGAAGCGGAGAATCCGGATCTCGTCGCGATCACCGGCGATGTGATCGACAAAAAGGAATGCGCCGAGCCGTTGGCCGCTTTCGAACGCGCCGTATCGCCCATTTGCGAAGCCGGGGTGCCCTGGGCTTTTGTGCTCGGCAATCACGAGCATGAATGCGGCATTCACCCGCTGCTGTTTGCCGCGATGCTGCGTCGTCTGCCGCATTCGCTGTATTCGGCCGGGCCCGAAAAGGTGCGGGGGTGGTCCAATTACGTGCTCCCCGTGCGCGGCTTCCGTTCGACCCGTCCGGCGGCGGCACTGTTCATGTTCGATTCCGGCGGCAAAACGGCGATGCCCTTCGGGGGAACGGAGTGGATTCACTCCAGTCAAATCGAATGGTACCGCAGGGAAGCGGAAAAGCTGGCTGCGGCGGGCGGCGGAAAGCCGCTCCCTTCGCTCGCTTTTTTCCACATCCCGCTGCCGGAATATAAAGAGGTGTGGGACCGCTGCGTATGCTACGGCAACAAGCTCAAAGAGACCGACTGTCCGAAAATCAACTCCGGATTGTTTGCGGCGCTGGTGGAATCGGGCGGCATGATGGGCACTTTCGCCGGGCACTGCCATCTTAACGATTATTACGGCGATTTGTACGGCATCCGTCTCTGCTACGCCAGGGCAAGCGGTATCGGGGCCAAAGGGCCGGACGAATACGAGCGCGGCGCGCGGGTAGTTCGTCTGTACGAAGGGCGGCGCACCTTCGAGCTTTGGCAGCGCCTCGAAAACGGGAAGACGATCATGGCACCGACTGAGCATGAACCGGAGGATTTCCGGCTTATATGA
- a CDS encoding MgtC/SapB family protein, giving the protein MSGVWHIGYMEIALRLLLAAALGGAVGFERGWKQRSAGFRTHILVSIGAALLMILSIYGFGGLHADPINHPGDPSVEPNLLADPSRLAAQVISGMGFLGAGVIFTKGKAVFGLTTAASVWVVAATGLCVGAGFFFCAVVLAAMVLLVQLVLKRFERPDR; this is encoded by the coding sequence TTGAGCGGCGTCTGGCATATCGGGTACATGGAGATTGCATTAAGGCTGCTGCTGGCGGCTGCCCTGGGCGGAGCCGTCGGGTTCGAAAGAGGCTGGAAGCAGCGCAGCGCCGGCTTTCGCACGCATATTTTGGTCAGCATCGGCGCGGCTTTGCTGATGATTTTATCGATATACGGGTTCGGCGGTCTGCATGCCGACCCGATCAACCATCCGGGCGATCCGAGCGTGGAGCCGAACCTGCTCGCCGATCCTTCGCGGCTTGCGGCACAAGTGATCAGCGGCATGGGCTTTCTCGGGGCCGGCGTTATTTTTACCAAAGGCAAAGCGGTGTTCGGGCTGACGACGGCGGCATCGGTATGGGTCGTTGCCGCGACCGGCTTATGCGTGGGAGCCGGCTTTTTCTTCTGCGCGGTCGTCCTGGCCGCGATGGTGCTGCTCGTGCAGCTTGTGCTGAAAAGATTCGAGCGGCCCGACCGGTGA
- a CDS encoding M15 family metallopeptidase, which produces MKKRLFFLAILALIGYAAAQHPSIVNRLRSDMNPGQQKSAIPNGKELTVRIAKDQIYKGDLLLVNKDHPVPEGAVESEAVNLFQHKELVQGFGLSDNTIRLSRSMVQRFSAMTQAASKDGVRHFLINSGYRDSKEQTRLYREMGAAYAMPAGYSEHNLGLSLDIGSTQGEMNRAPEGQWLKKNAWKHGFVLRYPKDKTDITGIQYEPWHFRYVGLPHSAIMQENDMVLEQYLDFLKERKTVTKNIGRQTYTVTYYPVPPNTTVRVPANARYEISGNNMDGVIVTAELGTDKDPSS; this is translated from the coding sequence ATGAAAAAACGGTTATTTTTCTTGGCGATATTGGCGCTCATCGGTTATGCGGCGGCTCAGCATCCGTCCATCGTAAACCGTTTAAGGAGCGATATGAACCCCGGCCAACAAAAATCGGCCATACCAAACGGGAAAGAGCTAACGGTTCGCATTGCCAAGGACCAAATATACAAAGGGGACCTTCTGTTGGTCAACAAAGACCATCCTGTCCCCGAAGGAGCTGTCGAGTCCGAAGCCGTCAATTTGTTTCAGCATAAGGAGCTTGTACAGGGGTTCGGTTTATCGGATAACACGATCCGGCTGTCGAGGAGTATGGTGCAAAGGTTTTCTGCGATGACCCAGGCTGCCTCGAAAGACGGCGTCCGTCATTTTTTAATTAACAGCGGCTACCGGGACAGCAAGGAACAAACCCGGCTTTATCGGGAAATGGGAGCGGCTTATGCGATGCCGGCCGGGTACAGCGAGCATAATTTAGGTTTGTCGCTGGACATCGGATCGACGCAGGGGGAGATGAATCGGGCGCCGGAAGGCCAATGGCTGAAAAAAAATGCGTGGAAACACGGATTTGTTTTACGTTACCCGAAGGATAAGACGGATATCACGGGCATTCAGTACGAGCCGTGGCATTTTCGTTATGTCGGATTGCCGCACAGCGCCATCATGCAGGAAAACGATATGGTGCTCGAGCAATATTTGGATTTCTTGAAGGAACGCAAGACGGTGACAAAAAATATCGGTCGTCAAACGTATACGGTCACTTATTACCCCGTCCCTCCAAATACAACCGTCCGGGTGCCGGCCAACGCCCGCTATGAGATTTCAGGCAACAATATGGACGGCGTCATCGTTACGGCGGAACTCGGAACAGATAAGGATCCATCGTCATGA
- a CDS encoding VanZ family protein, translated as MKPGGLRKDAVNLALFAFYLYVLFKIILFKFGPVNLRFLWRQLAMGSVQAEDIAVSLHHGNLIPLKEIFRSLHVLSAHDLINLAGNIAIFMPLGIFVGIFSKNKRISLAGMFLRAFGLSLILELSQALFSIGRFDIDDLILNSAGGLIGYMGYKLFGRLSVRI; from the coding sequence ATGAAGCCGGGGGGCTTGCGGAAAGATGCCGTCAACTTGGCCCTGTTCGCCTTTTATTTGTATGTTTTGTTCAAAATTATTTTGTTTAAGTTCGGCCCCGTGAATTTGCGTTTTTTATGGCGGCAGCTTGCCATGGGGTCGGTGCAGGCGGAAGATATCGCCGTTAGTTTGCATCACGGAAACCTGATTCCCTTAAAAGAAATATTCAGGTCGCTACACGTTTTATCGGCGCACGATTTGATCAATTTGGCGGGGAATATCGCCATATTTATGCCGCTCGGGATATTTGTCGGCATTTTTTCCAAAAATAAACGCATAAGTTTGGCTGGAATGTTTCTGCGCGCTTTCGGATTAAGTCTCATCCTGGAATTGTCACAAGCCTTATTCTCCATAGGACGATTTGATATCGACGATCTGATCCTCAATTCTGCCGGAGGGCTCATCGGTTATATGGGGTACAAGTTATTCGGCCGTCTTTCGGTTCGTATTTGA
- a CDS encoding response regulator transcription factor: protein MKRATVLIADDEAEIADLIELHLEKEGYDVIKASDGQEAVHAVSAHPVDLAILDIMMPKLDGYEVIRQIREHHQMPIIFLSAKTSDLDKIAGLVRGADDYMTKPFNPMELIARVNAHLRRYMQMNQPAHAGKSVLEAGGLVIYPDRRTVTLYGETIELTPKEFDILYLLASYPKKVFSTENIFQHVWGEAYFESGNTVMVHIRTLRKKLRDDTNKNKLIKTVWGVGYTFNG from the coding sequence ATGAAGCGGGCTACGGTTCTGATTGCTGACGATGAGGCGGAAATCGCGGACCTGATCGAACTGCATTTGGAAAAAGAAGGATACGATGTCATAAAAGCGTCGGACGGGCAGGAAGCCGTTCACGCGGTTTCGGCGCATCCCGTGGATCTGGCGATATTGGATATTATGATGCCGAAGCTGGACGGTTATGAAGTCATCCGGCAAATTCGGGAGCACCATCAGATGCCGATCATCTTTTTGAGCGCGAAAACGTCCGACCTTGACAAAATCGCAGGGCTGGTGAGAGGCGCGGACGATTACATGACCAAGCCGTTCAACCCGATGGAGCTGATCGCGCGCGTAAACGCCCACCTTCGCCGTTATATGCAGATGAATCAACCGGCGCATGCCGGCAAATCCGTGCTGGAAGCAGGAGGATTGGTCATTTACCCCGATCGGCGCACTGTGACCCTGTACGGCGAAACGATCGAGCTGACGCCCAAGGAATTTGATATTTTGTACTTGCTGGCCAGTTACCCGAAGAAGGTGTTCAGCACGGAAAATATTTTTCAGCACGTATGGGGCGAGGCCTACTTTGAAAGCGGCAATACGGTTATGGTCCATATCCGGACATTGCGGAAAAAGCTGCGCGACGATACGAACAAAAACAAGCTGATCAAAACGGTTTGGGGGGTAGGCTATACGTTCAATGGCTAA